The segment tttttttaccAATCCCCAGCCCAAAGCTCCCACCTTTTTGCTCCCTTATTGACTCGAATGAGGAGTGCTTACCATTCGAGCAACTCCGGCCGGTCTCACCTAAGCATATATTTCCAGTGTTTGAcccaaagaaaaataaattaaagttcaCACACAAGGGAGTGTTTTGAGACATAATCTAATTAGTAAGAAGTAGTTAGAAGTGTATTGTTGTCTCAAAAAACGCTTAAATTTTAGATTATCATCATGGTTCACACCATACCCACCAAcatctcattaattaattaccttaattatattctcttatatattatttgtgtCCAAAGTGTGTGTTATAGAAAAAGTTCCATTAATGGAATTTGTCTCAAAATATAAGGTCAAAAGACTATACGTGATGAGCAGTACAACTGTTATTCATGTTATATTTGTTTATCAAGAGCAATTTGAGAGGAGGGAATCAAGGTAgaacaatattatatataaataaaaggggaaaaaaatgaagatacaTCGATCTTTCCACGTATGTCATAAAGagtcccaaaaataaaataaaaaagtcaaaaggagcaattttatttttttaatgaactatatatacttttttaattaaattttgcaTAGAGAAAGTAGGACCAAGCTTATTCATCTGAAACTTCCTAATTGTTATTAGCTTGACTTTGCTATAATGATGGCAATGTACTCTCtctcataatttattttacattattattataattaaaacaataattgttataaatataaaataatgataatgatgaaaTTAATTAGTGTCTAGTggatatattttttagatgttTTTTCTTCATCAAGTAGACGTTTTGTTTATTGAACTGAAAATGAGGGATACAAggtataatataaatatacatttggtttaaattagatattaaaGTGAGAtatacctttttattttaaattaattaagtttaacCTTTAACCTATTAAAGAACTTTGGAGGAGGacaaatttatcattttgctATTTGATCCTGGGatatcaattttgaaaattttattccGTATAAAATGATgggataaaaataatattacaattatgatataattagtttcaaaattgtttatcttaaaataagaaattctaTCAAACGTTACATAAGTTAATTTTGAAGAACCAAAATTTCAGATTAAATATGGGCTGATTaaatattcttgaattcatttCCATTTAATTTCAATGTTGTAAACCCTTATTTCTCAAaccaaataatacataaaaagtGACCTATTGATTGAAAGACTTTCATCGGTATATATGACAAAATCATAGTTGTTGTCAATGTTTTAAAAGACTTTAGACTCACCTTGGGGTGGAACTTTAGCGAAACATATCGAGACTTAAGTATGAAATTTAGTTTTGTAACTTACGCCCAAAATGCTTGATTGTACACCTAAACATGCTCGACGCCCAAAGCTCGGGGCTCGCCTAATAAATCTTATACATTATGTGTTAAATTCTTTAGTTAACATTGTTGACCCTCATAATTCTTTAATCATCAATTGAAATAAGAATATTGAGAGTAACTCAAATACTAATATGTTTTGATATCACATATTTACTATTTGGTAACATTATGAAGGtgatttatatatttcataacaTTTCGTTTAAAAATACAGAGTGAGACTTTACCTTTTCACTTATCATTGGGTCTTCATGTTTTTGTCatgtctcaaaattttcatattgtattaagctatttaaaagtaattttatttatacgtaatggagtgattttttttattaaataataataagcttataattttattttcttttggggGTAAATCGtatagtataaaaataataatagtatctttttagaaagaatgatttatttattattaaaaagttaagatattagattattttatatttttatgataatgttagaagttttattttttctatgaatttaatacaatacatccaaaatttaattaaaatactaatatataAAAACTTAAATCATAAATCTAATGAATATAGAAAGGATATAATAAgtttaaaatctaaaatcaaTACTACCTGTAACCTCTGAAAACATAGCAACACTTATCCTTTACGTTCATCTTTAccaatttttattaatgattaccTATGATTACCTTAAAGTTCTTGACCAATAAAAGTTAGTCCTTGTAAACCCAAAAATCACTAGTCCATCTAATATAATGATAACAACTACCTTTACTTTCAAATCCAACATTATTATAACATTACTTTTATaaaagttttttaattatttttaattaagattaaatatgtatttttagcgataaataatattttttgtatatatttctaaagtctttagcgatattaattttaataacaCTTAATTAATGTCGATATAGACTTTATTGCTTTTTTTTAgtgttaatatttaatattattaaaagttatttttattgtaatgatgTATGTCACGAAAGAATTAGAGATTGGTCTAAATGTTTACCTGAACCTTTCGTTCCTTTTCGTTCAACCCGCAAAAGGCAAGGTTAGATTCTTCctttactttatattattttttaaattaattatatactaaaatgacaaattctattaacttatttttattaaatataagtcAAATAATACaggatattaaataaattatgaatttgatctattaattaattactaaaattaaatatttaaaatttacccACTAATTAAATAGCCGTAACTGAAAGAGTAACTCAAAATTCTTATTAGCAATTTACGTAATATGAAAGAGAGGGGAGAGAACTAACTCTTAAAATAACCTAACGAATCATTATACCCTCGATTTTAAAAACACTGACAattgttgctattattatttttcatatggagcagctcataagacaaattatattaattttaaatatatgtgtattttacatttaaaaattaagaagcaAACTTTGAATACGCTTTAATAAAGTCTATGTTGGAAAAACGAGGACAAGCATAAAAATATATGtggtaaaaataatgaaaataaaatgtgaaaataatgaCACAGAGAATTTTACATGGAAATCCAAGGGAAAAATTACGGATCAAGGAGCAACTGATATCATTATAGTAAtaaattttacactgtgtagtcacgaatataATATTCAAAGTGACTACTTCTGATTTCCACCTTACTGAAATATCGCCACACTCTATTTTTTCTTCACTGACTATTTTTCTTGCATAATCTGTAGAATAACTCACTTTgttctcaaaataatttttctctctaacATGGTGTGTTTTACAAATGAGCAAtgatgctctatttatagaagaaaTTTATAACTAATGATGTCATCAATGACATCATGAAAAtacttaaatttcaaactttgcAACTTAAATAGTTATCTCAGTAAGGTTTAGTTGATATATTGTTATACCAAATTAAGACTTTGAAAAAATTACGAAGCTAAAATCCCATAGTCTAGACtctagatgaatgaagatgtCAAATTGTAGATGAGGGGCAGATATATACTTgttttaaaacttgtattaaaCCACATGCGTACATCTAGAGGAAGTAGtgtaattaattgaaaattttacatGAAAACAATTACtctattaatttaataaagtagTCGAATGAATTTTGTATTCCCCAACTACTTCTATCATAATGTATTAACTAACAATTAATACTCCTAACTATTTTGAAGTAcgtcattcattcatatttttgaacTTTTAGTGGTTAGGGACAAAAAGTTAACACAACATTATATGCatgtattattttaatcaaacactgttaaattataacataagTGGTGCTGATGCAGGATATAAAAATCGTTTACTATTCTTCGCACACATGGGAAATTATTAAACAAATAGGAGAATATAGCCCTTTTAATATGTGTTCATTGGGTTTAAATTCTAGATCGGCGTACTAGGCTTCACGGcatgttaattaatattttttattgaaaaattatattgtttagtaaaatcaaaattttaaaacaaaagtattgaaaacatttttaattttggtacaaattattagtttcatttcTGAACTATTGACACCTTTAAGAATACTTATTTATTTGACTGACTAAACTTAAATTATACCATCGATTTATCGCATGACATAGCAAGTGGTTTCGCACTTTGTAGGAGTATGAAACTCTTAAAAAAAGACCAAGAGAAGTGTTGAAAATTGCACCTCTAAACTTGACGAGAATTTAGGGGTGTATTTCACTCATGTTGCAAGATTGAGGGTGTATTTAAGTTCAACTAATCaagttaagttttttttttttttgagactgTTAATATTCGAagataaaactaattattcacGCTGAgtttttaagtgttttaaatatttttctcaattaattttatatataatattattttttaaaattttttattcgTTAGTAAAATTTCTAATTCCGCTTCTCCGATGAGGCAAGTCAAGGCTGAGTCTATATTGGTAGCTCTGCAAATAGATTGATttggcttcttttttttttccaatttgagTGGccctttattttattgttttgcaTATAAATAGAGCACTCACTCAACATAACAAACTCGTCCTTCATCAAATCACAGCTtccacaaaaaattaaaaggcaCAGATCTACTTTCTATTCTTCATTCATTTCAAAAACACTTGTAATTTTGGTCTGCAAACTATATATAGCCTTGCTTAATTactctctctttttcttcattttgaaaaaagtaATAACATATACTCTCATAGTTCGTTTTTGtttgttcaattttaaattttgcacATTCCGTAAGAAATAATAGTAAATGATATTCATATTAGTTGGTGTATATAGTCTTTTAATGGACTTGTGAAATAATTTGATATGAGTCCGAAGTACTAGACAAGTAGAAGCGAATGGAACGAGTAACTTGTAGCGTCAATACATGTTGTAAAGCTTTTTAAATGAGATAAAGAGCTTACCAAATTTGTgtttttgaattatatatagGAAATTACTTTACTATATATAGAAGAAATGGCAAACAAGGGTTCTATCAATATGGAAATTGGGAATGATGGTGTGGCTGTTATCACTATGAATAATCCACCTGTTAATGCCTTGACTCTCTCAggttctttcctttttctttcttactCTAAATAATAAACTCTGTTCAGATTGATTTTTGACTTGacttataaatcaaaatttacaagttaaaagttttaacttttgatttttgatttattttcgttattttgattttaaaatagaTGCTTAtaagcattttttaaaaattttattcattcaaaCGCTCTAAAATTGCTTAATAACTATTTTGACTTTAGAACatttaaaataagataattcaaacagaatatttatcttttattttttttaatgagaaagtacatttttgtttattttctttttatttgtttttttttatccttgTATTAATGTTATTAAGTGTGATTATGAATATATCATAGCAATTGAGGAGTTGAAGAGATGCTATCAAGAGGCTATTGATTGCGATAACGTGAAGGCCATTGTTCTTACTGGTAAGTTTTGCTCTCACAAAAAAATACACATTAGTGTATATTTTaggtaaattatataataatacacaaaaaaaataaaatatgtttgttGGCTATTATTTTGATGGACGGCTAATAAAAAATGCCATGTTTGAGCTACGATAGAATAGAATAGCATCTTGCTTCAGAGTACtcctttcatttcaatttatttgacctacttttcttttaaattcgtttaaaataagaatgcccatttcctttttttaacATCTTGTAAATTTTAACATATGGAATGAAAATTACAATAGAGTAATCATATTTCCTAGTGATCAATCAAATTTGTTCTATCATTGTTATGATATTTATGACCTGTTAATGTATTTGTGCTAGATTAATACttccattttaatttgtttgtcgtCTAAGATTCGTATATTTATAGGTGCTGATGGTAGATTTTGTGGAGGTTTGGATATCAGTGTTATGGAGAATGTTCATAAGCATGGTAAATTTTACCACACTTTGATCAACTAGTGTGTTTACCACCTAGTGCTGGCTAAccagtttttttccttttgaaattCCAGGAGATATATCACTTTTACCCGATGCATCGATTGGTCTAGTGGTTAATAAAATCGAAAGTATGTCCATAATCTAAAGTAGTTGGTAATTTAATATATAGTAGTAATTTGATTGTGTAACTAAAACTTTGGTGATCATATGATATGTATAGATGGGAAGAAGCCTTCTGTTGCTGCAATTCAAGGATTTGCTCTTGGTGGTGGTTTGGAGTTGGCTATGgtttgttctattttttttcatttttattataattcaatgtttctcaacattttaatataattgtttTCCTTGTTTATAAATTGTGTAGGGATGTAATGCTCGAATTTCCACGCCAAAATGTGATCTTGGTTTACCTGAGCTGAAGCTTGGAGTTATTCCAGGATGTGGAGgtacatttattttatatatgtttacgATTCGATATACCTCTCTGTTTTAAGTTTGGAGAACTAATTGGACATGTGTTTTTAGGTACACAAAGGCTTCCGAGGCTCGTTGGGACCTCAAAGGCTGTTGATATGTTGATGGTAAGTATAGCATACGCTATGTAATCAGTCGTTGTACGTAGTTTAGATGGTAATGTAAAGATTGCTGAAGCTGAAGCTTTGTGTAAATATGAACAGTCATCCAAGACTATAACTTCTGAAGAAGGGAAGGAGTTGGGTCTTATTGATGCCATTGTCTCTTCGGATGAGCTCTTGACAGTTGCTCGGTGTTGGGCACTTGACATTGTTGAAGGCCGCCAGCCAAATTGTAATTCTCTTGAAAAGACGGACAAACTTGGACCTAAGGATGAGTCACTCGAGATACTGAAAAGTGCTAGACAAAGCTATGCAGTGTCTCGTTATAGAGCCTGTCTTGATGTGATCGAAGAAGGCATTGTAGCTGGAGGATATTCTGGTCTACTTAAGGTGAACAATCTTATGACACAAAAGTCCATTACGTATATATTTTgcttcgatatatatatatctagatTCCCCTGGTTAGAGATTGGTGATTTGTAGGATGTCTTCCCAAAAACTCCTCTGTTTGGTTTGTGCTTATTATAATCTATGTTGTAACTTATTGCAGGAAGAAAAGGTATTTAAAGAGCTAGTACTCTCAAATACTGCAAAAGGTCTTCTTCATGTATTTCTGGCTGAACGTGCATCGTCAAAGGTTAGCATGCTTGTGTGTTATACCATAGATTCTGCTTTTCATTGTCTAATTAAGAATGGACAAAAAAATTGGAACTGTTTCTAGGTCCTTATAAAGTGGTAATACAATTTACAGGTACCAGGTGTTACTGATACTGGGCTTAAGCCTCGGAGAATAGAAAAAGTTGCAGTTGTTGGTGGTGGATTAATGGGATCTGGCATTGCTACAGCTCTCATTATCAGCAACATCAGTGTTGTAGTTAAAGAAATTAATCATGAATATTTATCGAAAGCTTTGAAATCAGTTGAAGGTTAGTATAACATGTTGAATATCttctttgtatatataattatgtaatgTTCCATTAAGTCAAGTCTGAAATATTGTTATGCTATTTGTGTTGCAGCAAATCTACAAGGCTTTGTAACAAGAGGAAAGCTGAATCAGGATAAGATGAAAAGGACATTGTCTCTTCTTAAAGGAACTTTAGACTATGAGGACTTAAAAGACGTCGACATGGTTATTGAGGTAATACATTTACCACCTCTTCCTCTTAGTTACCATGctcaatcattatttttattttcatactgGATGTCTTTCGCGTATCCTTGTAGCTGATGCATATCAAACGTATTTCTGATGAAATATACGACTCTCTCTTTCAGGCTGTTAACGAGAATGTATCTCTGAAACAATCAATTTTTGAGGATATAGAGAAAGTTTGTACTTCAGAGTGCATTTTTGCATCAAACACATCTACAATTAGTCTTGATGTGATTGGAAAAAGAACAACTAGCCAAGATCGCATTTTGGGGATACATTTATTCAGGTGAGGTTCAAAGTTTGTAGAGACTTTTTGCCTTCTGAGATTATATACTATTACTGACTTATTCTGTTGCTTAATTCTTGTTCTCATTTTCATGGATGAAGTCCTGCACATTTGATGCCTCTGGTAGAAATCGTGAGGACGGAAAATACTTCTCCACAAGTAATTGTTGATGTGATAAAATTCACTAAGATTTTGAGGAAAGTCCCCATTGTAGTGAAAAATTGTACTGGTTTTGCTGTCAACCGAAGCTTCTTCCCTTATATGCAAGGACCAGACCTGTTGGCAAATTTAGGCGTTGATATCTTCAGAATTGACCGCGTTATCACTGAGTTTGGCATGAGACTTGGTCCTTTTCAGTAAGTTTTTCTCTAGACTGAAACTTGTTCATCTTGACATGAGCATACACAATATATCTGCACCTCTGTTTATCTATACCAAGTTTgttcatattaacattttagTATATTATGTTATGCAGGCTTCAGGATCTTTCCGGTTATGGTATATTTTTGGCTGGTGTAGGAGAGTTTGTTGCTGCTTACCCTGACCGCGCTTTTCAGTCACCCTTGGTTCAACTAATGGTAGAAAATGGACGGGAAGGTACTGAACGAACACATTTATGTTTTCCACTCAACTCTTGGCTTGAAAACATTtctcaaattcatatttaaggaaacaaaattttgaaggaaatGGAAGTTTCAATAGCAGAAGTTAAATGACCTTTAAAGTGGTCTAGTTTTCTAAATGTATATGTACTTATGTCGTAGGTAAGAAGAATGGTAAAGGATATTACACGTATAATAAAGGAAGCAAGCCAGAAGCTGATCACTCTGTGCTACAAATTGTTGAGGAGTCTATGAGACTTACCAATATTGCTCCTGCTGGAAAGGTTTGTAACTTACAGTTGATTAAACATTCACGCGTAACAACAAACAATGCTATAATCTTCATGTTCGAGTGATATAAGGCTTAACATGATTTTGTTGTGTGTGATTCTGCAGCCAATATCTGTGACAGATGAAGAAATTCTAGAAATGATATTTTTTCCAGTGGTGAATGAGGCTTGTCGAGTTATTGAGGAAGGAATAGTTGTCCGAGCATCTGATATTGACATTGCATCTGTCCATGGATTCAAATTTCCAACAGAAACGTAAGTAGAAAGCTGAAAATAGGCCATCTCTATGTAGATAATTCATCGTCTGTTCTGTACGTACTAGCTATTGAACATATTGTAATGACTGTAAGACTATATTCTATGCAGTGGAGGCGTCATGTTTTGGGCTGACACGATTGGATCTGAGTACATATACTCGAAGCTAAAAGGTTGGTATGAGGCCTATGGCGATTTCTTTAAGCCATCAACATTCTTGGAACAGAAAGCTGCAAAAGGTCTACCTTTGGTAAGGATAGTCTAACCATTCTTGTACATCTTCATCTATATATCATAGCTTATTTGTTCGATTGATTGATGTCCTTCGACCTTCATGGTGCATCGTAGGGGGGATCGTGTTGACCTAACTCCAGATACTATCATATAGAATGAAATGCAGAAGCAGCAGGAACGCGATCATGCTGAATTATTTGCTTGGAAATAAGGAGTAAAATTTAGTTTTCACTGGGATTAGATAGGAGTTTCATTATGTAAAATCATTAGTCAATTAGGTTTGATTTCTTtaactttttgaaattcttttccCTCAAGTTAGTTGATGGTAGATGTAAAAGAAGCCAAACTGTATGGTTCCAAAGTTGGCTCTATAATGTAATCATATGAGAAAAGGTGAATGAAGTATCCCAAAGTTTTTTCTTCAAAGTATTCCCTTCTAATGTAGGCTGAACTTTTCCTAATGGACGAGTAGACGAACCAGAATTTTCATTAAGGGGTTCAAAATCGAAAGAAGCTACACGAAAACTAGCCCAAGGGGTTCAACATTTGcgtaaaaagataaaaagtaattttaaccatgtatatCAACTATTCATTCAACCAAAACTAGTACTCCCTGTGTCCCAATTTACATAGCACATTCTTTTTTAGTCGACTTCAAAGAGAATATTATCAATCTATAACtagaaaaaatttaacattaaatttttcttattaCCCTTAACAAAACAATTTATAACCACACAAACATTTGTTTTGgaccacaatttttttttaaagaaagtgTTTCTTTCTTTAGCTTTGTAGCTAGTTAAACAGTGTCACGTAAATTAGAATGGCGGGACTAGACATCCATTTTCCTTAAATCCTCAAACTTCTCAGGAGAACTATTCTTCTGTCCAAAAATAAACACCTCGTGGAAAACATAGACGCcataacataaaaagaaatGGAAGTCCAAATACAAGCAAATAATACAAATTGCAATCTTTAACAGCTATCCTTCAAGATTTTGTTGTACACTGGGGATTAGAATTTAAGAAATCTGTCAAACCAGTCACTTGCTTCTTTTACCATCAATGGTGTCATTTGATGACCAATTCCAGGTTGCGCTATCAgctgaaaattattaaaacaagCATTTCAGAACCTAAGAAGATTGATTACCCGAAAAAGAAGGTAGTAAATTAAAGGAATTGTTCTTTAGCAATGCTAGTTTCAAGAAATAGATATATACTTGAAAGTTGCAACAGAGAAGTAAAATCCAAGAACTAAAAGACCAGTTGGTATTAGGAAAGCCATTATTCTGGAGATTTGATTAAGTAATTCGGTTAGATTTTTACAAAGTGACAGTGTGAAGAACATCTGAGTGGATTGAAGTAAAGAGTCTGAAAAGTCCGAAAGAACAAGTTGGAGACAAAGTTATCCCAAATGAAGTGAATGGAAAAGGGAAAACAATTAAAAGGTCCTCAAAAGTAATTGAAACAGGTCAACCACTAAGGCTTATAGTTTAATGATCTCTGCACGAGTCTCCCCACACAACAGTTCGGCACTACTCCTTTGAGTCTTACCCTTCTTCGACTCGCTAGTTTCATGgaaataactttaaaaagaataaatttaaacatGTTATTCATAGACTCAAGTATTTATTTGTAGCAGTATCCACTTCATAATCAGTTATTTGTGAGTTCATACCATAATATGTTCATTTGATTCCTTTAAGGTCctc is part of the Solanum pennellii chromosome 8, SPENNV200 genome and harbors:
- the LOC107027206 gene encoding peroxisomal fatty acid beta-oxidation multifunctional protein AIM1-like isoform X1 encodes the protein MANKGSINMEIGNDGVAVITMNNPPVNALTLSAIEELKRCYQEAIDCDNVKAIVLTGADGRFCGGLDISVMENVHKHGDISLLPDASIGLVVNKIENGKKPSVAAIQGFALGGGLELAMGCNARISTPKCDLGLPELKLGVIPGCGGTQRLPRLVGTSKAVDMLMSSKTITSEEGKELGLIDAIVSSDELLTVARCWALDIVEGRQPNCNSLEKTDKLGPKDESLEILKSARQSYAVSRYRACLDVIEEGIVAGGYSGLLKEEKVFKELVLSNTAKGLLHVFLAERASSKVPGVTDTGLKPRRIEKVAVVGGGLMGSGIATALIISNISVVVKEINHEYLSKALKSVEANLQGFVTRGKLNQDKMKRTLSLLKGTLDYEDLKDVDMVIEAVNENVSLKQSIFEDIEKVCTSECIFASNTSTISLDVIGKRTTSQDRILGIHLFSPAHLMPLVEIVRTENTSPQVIVDVIKFTKILRKVPIVVKNCTGFAVNRSFFPYMQGPDLLANLGVDIFRIDRVITEFGMRLGPFQLQDLSGYGIFLAGVGEFVAAYPDRAFQSPLVQLMVENGREGKKNGKGYYTYNKGSKPEADHSVLQIVEESMRLTNIAPAGKPISVTDEEILEMIFFPVVNEACRVIEEGIVVRASDIDIASVHGFKFPTETGGVMFWADTIGSEYIYSKLKGWYEAYGDFFKPSTFLEQKAAKGLPLGGSC
- the LOC107027206 gene encoding peroxisomal fatty acid beta-oxidation multifunctional protein AIM1-like isoform X2 codes for the protein MANKGSINMEIGNDGVAVITMNNPPVNALTLSAIEELKRCYQEAIDCDNVKAIVLTGADGRFCGGLDISVMENVHKHGDISLLPDASIGLVVNKIENGKKPSVAAIQGFALGGGLELAMGCNARISTPKCDLGLPELKLGVIPGCGGTQRLPRLVGTSKAVDMLMSSKTITSEEGKELGLIDAIVSSDELLTVARCWALDIVEGRQPNCNSLEKTDKLGPKDESLEILKSARQSYAVSRYRACLDVIEEGIVAGGYSGLLKEEKVFKELVLSNTAKGLLHVFLAERASSKVPGVTDTGLKPRRIEKVAVVGGGLMGSGIATALIISNISVVVKEINHEYLSKALKSVEANLQGFVTRGKLNQDKMKRTLSLLKGTLDYEDLKDVDMVIEAVNENVSLKQSIFEDIEKVCTSECIFASNTSTISLDVIGKRTTSQDRILGIHLFSPAHLMPLVEIVRTENTSPQVIVDVIKFTKILRKVPIVVKNCTGFAVNRSFFPYMQGPDLLANLGVDIFRIDRVITEFGMRLGPFQLQDLSGYGIFLAGVGEFVAAYPDRAFQSPLVQLMVENGREGKKNGKGYYTYNKGSKPEADHSVLQIVEESMRLTNIAPAGKPISVTDEEILEMIFFPVVNEACRVIEEGIVVRASDIDIASVHGFKFPTET